tctgaaaattcaaatagaCTACATCCACTACCTCCTCCTTGTTTAACCCTGCTAATTAAATCTTAAAGCTAATAaacttgtcaaacatgatttctgttTCATCAAAAGATCTTTAATCCATCTGTAGCGTAGAATCATTTGAAAACGCATTTGCACCTTACCTTGGCTGTATTTCCTTGCACAATATGATGGTAAATAGTTGGCGGCACAAGTACATCAGGATTTGTCTCTCCTTGGCTGGATTTTGACATTTTGCTGTCTGTATCACGTTCACTTTCAAAGCTTGCAACACTTTCTTTCTGGTCTTCTTTAGTTTCAGTACTGTTTTCCCTGGACTCCTCTGACCGGGCCAGGATTCTTTCTGTCTCCTTAATCTCTGATTGTCTATCCATAGGAACATTAATTTCTTTCTTCTTATCAATGGGGGATGCTTTGTGGTCTTTCAACAATTCAAACTTTTTTGTAACCGGTGAAAAAATCTCATTGATTTGAGCGAAGATGTTTTCAAAATCCAATTTATATGGCTCAGTTGGGTTGGTCATTAGCTTGTGCCCAGATATATTAATATCTGCCACTTTCATCCTCAACTGTTCTATCAAATGGCTAACAGTTTGCAGAAGGATAAACTGATTCATTTCCTTTACTGCTTCCTTGGCATACTGGA
The sequence above is drawn from the Stegostoma tigrinum isolate sSteTig4 chromosome 14, sSteTig4.hap1, whole genome shotgun sequence genome and encodes:
- the LOC125457726 gene encoding uncharacterized protein LOC125457726, producing MKVADINISGHKLMTNPTEPYKLDFENIFAQINEIFSPVTKKFELLKDHKASPIDKKKEINVPMDRQSEIKETERILARSEESRENSTETKEDQKESVASFESERDTDSKMSKSSQGETNPDVLVPPTIYHHIVQGNTAKVFWMVPEYDLVDSFDVQLQEMGYNNGPPPQVGVTFSGIDASSFETELKANSETIFRVRAITAFGQSDWSYPYKVSTKKF